The genomic interval catgttgttactgtcacatgacctaccagcgtcagttacgtcccttcaactccattcacaaatcctctcctgtcgcctcatgggatagtaaattGTCCATTGTATGCGcatttcagaatctcgccggaagtagtaagtcatccgggtacttttcgcctactgttttcaAGTACTATGAATTCGGATATACTACTCTGtttgcatactgttttttgtgtactatatagtagagaagtattcgatttcgtaTACAGtgccagtctgttgtgattggtctactctgctctgattggtcagatggcccagtctgttgtgattagtctactctgctctgattggtcagatggctcagtctgttgtgattggtctactctgctctgattggtcagatgacccaggcTGTTGTTATTGGTCGACTACTTACAGCGCGTCGGAAAGCaaactgaatttcagctccggatcTTCCTGAGCACCTGATACACACAGGCTGAATCCcatatggcacacttctatgcactttcggtcttgtggacttacaatggctacCGCATGTctgttaagtccacgagaccgtagggtgtcccattcatcattttaggttttagaagggtgctcacgagcgccccctttgcggccgctatgcgccctcgatgcgcacttcagctgagcccgcaagtcTGCGatctacgcagaggactttacccggcagtcaaagcggcattacgtcacaaaagactcagaggaagaccgtgagggtttagggtgccatttgggaccaggccacagtgatatgaacagtaatgATGGTGTCGATTTTACCGTATTAATTCCTTTGGAAGCGCATTTTAAATGGATTTGTTCAGAAAATAGCGTCTTCTCAACATGCtgacaacacaaaacaaactcttccagtctcagctgtAACTACAGTGTTTGTAGTTGTAGACGTTGTTtacaggcagccaatgaagaccatagactggcatttttggcaaatttgttacattgctAGGTAGGTTTGAGCGGGAAGTAAATCTGGagttactgacgactcgtttcaggcagttcagaatcacttctttcttttgggagacaataatttatctgcactttgatctttaaaactttgcagaccttttacattcacaaactgctatattacacactacatgaaaggtaatgtccgaaatagcataataggggcccTTTAAGATTTgtgtgattcttttttttttttttaaattaccgTTGTATACTGATTCAACTGCATTCAATATGGCATATATTAACAATTGATTGATGAACCCTGTGACGATATTTATTGGACAGTAGGAAGTTGGCATCTCATTAGAAGTAGAGTCTGTCTGAGATGGCAGCAGGAAGGTGGGTCATTATTTGCATGCGAATCCACCAGTGCGGTTCCATAGGGTTGTACCGCGTGTATGGCCGATTGGACGTGATGGCATCCGTGACGTCGTCTAAAACCGGCTCGATTTCTCGCTGGCCGCTGTTGCAGTAGGAGCGCATAAGAGCCATGTACTGCTCAAAGTGAGCTTTCCCATAGTCCTCCTGGACACAAGGGGGTGCCTCCTTCCAGAGCTTTTCTGCTGTGGTTGTGACTATGTCACGTGTTAGGATGCCCGTGGCCACGATAAAGTTTCCAGGCTCAATGACGGAAACTTTGACGCCCCAAGCCTTCATTTCATACCTGAGACAGTCAGAAAAAGCCTCCACTCCGTATTTGGAAACACAGTAAGGGGATCGGAGAGCGTTTCCCATTCTGCCGTACATGCTAGCGATGTTCACCACACGACCTGTaaccaaaagacaaaaaaagtgaGGTGTGGTGCAGAGGACTACacacaattacaatttcaaataactgttttctttttaatatatgttaaaatgtcatttattcctgtgatgcaaagccgaattttcagcatcattactccagtcttcagtgtcacatgatccttcagaaatcattctaatatgctctAATATTTTCACTGAAACAGtaagacagggcgggacatatcgaacatctcctcccctttttttaaACAGCCAATAGTGtcacagctcagccagagcTTGGTAAAACCTCATTTTCCTCCTAATCACTTTAAAATCTAGCATTCTGTACATTCAAATGGATCCGATACATTTTGTGATCTGCGCCGACTCGCACATATGATCCACTCTGTTCTATTGTGTCTCGGagtctggaccggagcagactgtgcgcGCTGCAGCAGTTCGCATGACACTCAAGCGTCGATTATACTCCAGTTCAGACGCGTACACAGACAGCTGCGGACAGCACGGACGCGGACTACTTGTATTTATACTACTGAAAGTGTATGCTGGGGTCCACTCGGCGTACGTGTTCCACACATGCGCAGTAGATCGGCTTGAACAGTAAACAAGCATGGATTATTGCACATCTGGCTGTCTTTACATCGTTTTAAAGACGGATTGTAGAAGTGCGGGTACCGACGGACTTCTTCACACAGCCTCTCTTCAAATTCGACGTCCATGTTGTTTTTCCAGCGCATGTGTAGTTGGTGCTTTTGTAGCCTAGTGACGCggtcacagaaaaaaatgggAGGCAAGCGGATGTCCGCTGTCATGAGAAATTTAGTCCCCCCAGGAattgggtctcctttaggacccaggcagtattgcctgatcaaaagttgttatcatgatgtcttgactaattataacccatttcactattgtatgatgtttattacattaagtgcacaaacaatATGCTGGAAATATAGAATGAATGCCTATGTATAAACAAACTAGAAAGACAACCAtgcctaaaaatgtatttttttcataagGATTGTTGCAACATACTATgttctgtaaaagtaatttaatcttaattttaaacaataacatttttttctctgagaaactcctttctgatattgctccactatttttcgccgcagcattgggggaattggtgatcctctgcccatcttgacttctgagagacactgccactctgagaggctctttttatacccaatcatgttgccaattgacctaataagttgcaaattggtcctccagctgttccttttATGTACatacttttccggcctcttattgctacctgtcccaacttttttggaatgtgtagctctcatgaaatccaaaatgagccaatatttggcatgacatttcaaaatgtctcactttcaacatttgatatgttatctatattctattgtgaataaaatataagtttatgagatttgtaaattattgcattccttttttattcacaatttgtacagtgtcccaacttttttggaatcgggtttgtataagctaagctagcaggctaatcaggtagatgtatgctatgctagtacatgAGCTAAGTaaagaaatgcttgatttcacaacctatagcttcagttatatactaTAATCCaagtaatttaaaagacattaatggtcattataatatattttaaaccatACAAatcataacatgattttgcaggaattataatcaggcgCTAAAAATACAAAGAGCCTCCGCATGCACCCTCTGATGACGATTTTTACGTCACGTAGACCCTCGCGCACACGGAAAGTATAACACTAGCTTAatgtgaaaccagacttcattcgcctcaatggaaagcatatttacactgtctgaatcattccctatcccctatatagtgcactgtgtcattcaccatgtagaaaatagtaaatgtgtgaacaagtgaccgatttcagccgcaaCTTAAGCGTCtgtttataatgtagggggtgGGGcgcttcagattctagagagcatttgattggacagaagatgtgatgagaagctgaagagCAGCATGATGTCATCAcagcacactagcttatagataacagTAAGGCTAATATATTCagccatataaatatataaatatatataaagccaaaaaactaaaaataataaaaatttactgAAAATGCTGGATTGTCAGGCCACACACTCTAAAGTCCAGTTGCTTTAATCATTAATCCAATCGGATCCAaacattcttttaattcagGGAAAGACTAACAGAAGTGGAAACATTAACATTCATCTGCAAATTGAACTTTTGAGTTAAACTCAACCAAATAACATATTATCTGTACCCCACagttcattaaaatgaatgCCCGAAACATTCTCATGCATACTTTGTGGAGTCGGTTTATTTTACCTTTCGCCCTGCGGATGAGAGGCAGAAAGGCTTTGGTTACTCTGATGGTGCCCCACAGGTTGACCTCTGAAACCTGCTTGTATGTGTCCATGGTTGTGAACTCCA from Ctenopharyngodon idella isolate HZGC_01 chromosome 23, HZGC01, whole genome shotgun sequence carries:
- the bdh1 gene encoding D-beta-hydroxybutyrate dehydrogenase, mitochondrial, whose product is MAALPMVRVALLIAFSVFLTLILGFGLPSVLNLFARSCGFPEASVTECIVLMYALFVLYVAMPRLPRGTVKVEGKAVLVTGCDTGFGLALAKHFHRLGFTVFAGCLFKDGEGAKDLENIHSEKLKVVQLDVCSEEQVSQALQFITANLEDPEKGLWAVVNNAGISTFGEVEFTTMDTYKQVSEVNLWGTIRVTKAFLPLIRRAKGRVVNIASMYGRMGNALRSPYCVSKYGVEAFSDCLRYEMKAWGVKVSVIEPGNFIVATGILTRDIVTTTAEKLWKEAPPCVQEDYGKAHFEQYMALMRSYCNSGQREIEPVLDDVTDAITSNRPYTRYNPMEPHWWIRMQIMTHLPAAISDRLYF